From the Paenibacillus sp. FSL H8-0548 genome, one window contains:
- a CDS encoding M48 family metallopeptidase, which produces MNPYETDQSLVHKNEGRYFAIALIFSIMVYFCLLFSLVFIIVIPILFLLPLLAQGIMLASIRVNGVRITPRQFPEVFAVVQEQCSKMGFAVVPDVYVMESSGILNAFASRFFGRNMVVLYSDLFELIQKGGEKELTFVITHELAHIKRNHLTKQLLIIPALWLPFIGEAYSRACEYTCDRMAVYFTNDVDAAMDGLTILAIGKSLYKRVDREEYLLQASYEKGFFVWLAERLSTHPSLPKRIYAIQQFSGIPSNIVFKTTRKGIVIAIVSVLVVGTLSIGWLVSISASTLVTMIKEASSGEDLLGAASEGKLTEVQSLLDSGANPDTADEEGWTSLMWAAQLNNTEIGRALLEAGANPNLVETSYEETALTVALYNNSLEMVMLLLEEGVNPDLQDSTGWTPLMTAASNGDMEATRLLLKAGANPMKYDDNGYTAGDYALDYGFEDIAALLLKIGDNI; this is translated from the coding sequence TTGAATCCCTATGAAACAGATCAATCTCTAGTCCATAAGAATGAGGGGCGCTATTTTGCGATAGCGCTGATTTTCAGCATTATGGTTTATTTTTGTTTGTTGTTTTCCCTTGTCTTTATTATCGTAATTCCGATATTGTTTTTACTGCCGCTGCTTGCGCAAGGAATTATGCTCGCCAGCATTCGGGTGAATGGCGTTAGAATAACGCCGAGACAATTTCCTGAAGTGTTTGCAGTCGTGCAGGAGCAATGCAGCAAAATGGGCTTTGCCGTCGTCCCGGATGTGTATGTAATGGAATCCAGCGGCATTTTAAATGCGTTTGCTTCGCGATTTTTTGGCAGAAACATGGTTGTGCTTTATTCGGATTTGTTCGAGCTTATTCAGAAGGGTGGAGAAAAGGAGCTGACCTTTGTCATTACGCATGAGCTCGCCCACATCAAACGAAACCATCTAACTAAGCAGCTGCTAATTATTCCAGCCTTATGGCTGCCTTTTATTGGGGAAGCGTATTCTCGTGCTTGTGAGTATACCTGTGACCGCATGGCTGTCTATTTTACGAATGATGTTGATGCAGCAATGGATGGCTTAACGATATTGGCGATAGGCAAATCGCTCTATAAGCGTGTTGATCGAGAGGAGTATCTCTTGCAAGCCAGCTATGAGAAAGGTTTTTTTGTATGGCTGGCTGAGAGGCTGTCAACGCATCCTTCTCTACCTAAACGTATATATGCCATTCAGCAGTTTTCTGGCATTCCTTCTAATATTGTATTTAAAACAACGAGAAAAGGTATTGTTATTGCGATCGTGTCTGTACTCGTGGTTGGAACCTTATCCATCGGATGGTTGGTTTCCATCTCTGCAAGTACATTAGTGACCATGATAAAGGAGGCTTCATCAGGAGAGGATTTGCTTGGCGCAGCATCAGAAGGGAAGCTAACTGAGGTGCAATCGCTGCTCGATTCAGGCGCAAATCCGGATACGGCAGATGAGGAAGGATGGACCTCACTGATGTGGGCTGCTCAATTAAATAATACGGAGATTGGCAGAGCGCTGCTCGAAGCAGGAGCGAATCCCAATCTAGTTGAGACAAGTTATGAAGAGACAGCGCTCACTGTAGCTTTGTATAATAACAGTTTGGAAATGGTCATGCTGCTTCTGGAGGAGGGGGTAAACCCCGATTTGCAGGACAGCACCGGATGGACTCCGCTAATGACTGCAGCGAGCAACGGCGATATGGAAGCGACAAGATTGCTGCTGAAGGCAGGCGCTAATCCTATGAAATACGATGATAATGGATATACGGCCGGGGATTATGCTTTGGATTACGGGTTTGAGGATATTGCGGCATTACTTCTAAAAATAGGTGATAATATATAA
- a CDS encoding GH1 family beta-glucosidase translates to MTTVKFPDDFKWGTATAAYQIEGAYDEGNRAPSIWDTFAKTPGKVLNGDTGDVACDSYHRIDEDIRLLKELNVDVYRFSIAWPRIIPQGRGEVNAEGIAYYEELIDKLIANGIEPFVTLYHWDLPQSLQDEGGWENRATIDAFVAYSEAVFHAFNGKVKKWITLNEPWCISILSNYIGEHAPGKQDLQTALDVAHHILVAHGKSVKRFRELAIEGEIGYAPNTEWRTPYSTSPEDVLATQLRSGSFNEWFLSPVLKGEYPELLMNWYEKKGFTVKIEPGDMDIISQPIDFLGINYYTGSFIRHASGNDIFDSEEISSSLGKTDFNWNIYADGFYQVLSWITATYGQIPIYITENGACYEADLVDGKVNDEARINFLRDHIMALHRAISSGVPVKGYMVWSLMDNFEWAFGYSKPFGLVHIDFNTLERTPKESYYWYKQLSSSNQLEV, encoded by the coding sequence ATGACAACTGTAAAATTTCCTGATGATTTTAAATGGGGAACGGCGACGGCTGCTTATCAGATTGAAGGTGCGTACGATGAAGGGAATCGTGCTCCGAGTATATGGGATACGTTTGCGAAGACGCCTGGAAAAGTTCTGAATGGTGATACAGGAGATGTGGCTTGCGATAGTTACCATCGTATTGATGAGGATATTCGGTTGCTTAAGGAGCTTAATGTTGACGTGTATCGTTTTTCGATTGCATGGCCGCGCATCATCCCGCAAGGAAGAGGCGAAGTGAATGCTGAGGGTATTGCTTATTATGAGGAGCTCATAGACAAGCTGATTGCTAACGGCATTGAACCGTTCGTTACGCTTTATCACTGGGACTTGCCGCAATCACTGCAGGATGAGGGAGGCTGGGAAAATCGGGCTACGATTGATGCCTTCGTTGCCTATTCAGAAGCAGTGTTTCATGCATTCAATGGCAAGGTGAAGAAGTGGATCACGCTGAACGAGCCTTGGTGCATCTCGATATTGTCCAATTATATCGGAGAGCATGCGCCAGGGAAACAGGATTTGCAAACGGCACTTGATGTTGCCCATCATATTCTAGTGGCACATGGCAAATCAGTTAAGCGGTTCAGAGAGCTAGCTATCGAGGGCGAGATTGGTTATGCACCGAATACAGAGTGGAGAACGCCTTACAGCACCTCGCCTGAGGATGTTTTGGCAACGCAGCTTCGCAGCGGTTCATTTAATGAATGGTTCCTATCGCCGGTACTTAAAGGTGAATATCCTGAGCTGCTAATGAACTGGTATGAGAAAAAAGGCTTTACGGTAAAAATCGAGCCAGGAGATATGGATATTATCTCGCAGCCAATCGATTTTCTCGGCATAAACTATTATACGGGCAGCTTCATTCGGCATGCGAGCGGAAACGATATCTTCGATAGTGAGGAAATTAGCTCAAGCTTGGGGAAAACTGATTTTAACTGGAATATTTATGCGGATGGCTTCTATCAGGTATTGTCATGGATTACGGCAACCTATGGTCAAATTCCGATTTATATTACGGAGAATGGAGCTTGCTATGAGGCTGATCTAGTGGACGGAAAAGTGAATGATGAAGCAAGAATTAATTTCTTGCGCGATCATATTATGGCTCTTCACCGTGCAATATCGTCGGGCGTTCCTGTAAAAGGCTATATGGTATGGTCCCTCATGGACAACTTCGAGTGGGCCTTCGGTTATTCGAAGCCTTTCGGACTTGTACATATCGACTTCAATACATTGGAAAGAACACCGAAAGAAAGCTATTATTGGTACAAACAACTTTCTTCTAGCAATCAACTGGAAGTTTAA
- a CDS encoding sensor histidine kinase, which yields MTIRTKLLIFIPLLVLSVNMVTFFLFQSGKMVQQSYNQMLDRLLLYKQSTQSADTSLIALNSYLLNPDEKQGELFSLSRNQVEEHQQQFVELAAASLPSSVITSYSQMLDTFLEQTQAAFDMTAAYSSNASFVHYEKAEKTASFIREDSQQLVDMELSIYEPINKQVQAEHNRMYYLGAAVFITNTLMSILLAIWISRSITLPVSRLVSRARQISKGNLQQSAHPQLAADELGILSNAFEQMSSDLFLLIEKDKESLEKDRLVKELELQALQSQINPHFLFNTLNALSKLALLEGAEKTSDLIVSMSNLLRYNLRNLEHPVSLHDEVEHVKEYVIIQQARFRDRVRFELDFDPLALQQQIPALTLQPLVENAFVHGIEHMESGAKIRMQIKQDANYVRIILMDNGIGMSEEVRAALLRLDLVSNHKQSTGLGTKNVFKRLQLFYGQIGLVEIDSSAGQGTKITISIPLGEEGEHKNVPTIDRR from the coding sequence ATGACTATTCGTACTAAACTGCTTATTTTCATCCCCCTTCTCGTGCTATCGGTCAATATGGTCACCTTTTTTTTATTTCAAAGCGGAAAGATGGTGCAGCAAAGCTACAATCAAATGCTGGATCGCCTCCTTTTGTACAAGCAGTCAACACAGAGCGCAGATACCAGCTTAATAGCACTTAACAGCTATTTGCTTAATCCCGATGAGAAGCAAGGCGAGCTGTTCTCATTGAGCAGAAACCAAGTAGAAGAGCACCAACAACAATTTGTTGAGCTAGCTGCTGCTTCTCTGCCCTCCTCCGTTATTACAAGCTACAGTCAAATGCTGGATACATTTTTGGAGCAGACGCAAGCCGCATTCGATATGACAGCTGCTTATTCCTCAAATGCCTCGTTTGTTCATTACGAGAAAGCTGAGAAAACAGCCAGCTTCATTCGGGAAGACAGTCAGCAGCTCGTTGACATGGAACTAAGTATTTATGAGCCGATCAACAAACAAGTTCAAGCTGAACATAATCGGATGTATTATTTAGGAGCCGCTGTATTTATAACGAATACGTTAATGAGTATTTTACTGGCGATATGGATATCTCGCAGCATTACGCTGCCTGTGAGCAGGCTTGTCTCAAGAGCACGGCAAATATCCAAAGGGAATTTGCAGCAAAGCGCTCATCCGCAATTAGCCGCGGATGAGCTGGGCATTTTATCCAATGCCTTTGAGCAAATGTCAAGCGATCTGTTCTTACTCATTGAGAAGGATAAAGAAAGCTTAGAGAAAGATCGGCTTGTTAAAGAGCTGGAGCTACAGGCGCTGCAAAGCCAAATTAATCCTCACTTTTTATTTAATACACTAAATGCGCTCTCCAAGCTCGCACTCCTTGAAGGAGCCGAGAAAACGAGTGATTTGATCGTATCAATGTCTAATCTGCTCAGGTACAATTTACGCAATCTAGAACATCCCGTCTCCCTGCACGATGAGGTTGAGCATGTGAAGGAATATGTTATTATTCAACAAGCCCGCTTTCGCGACCGCGTACGCTTTGAGCTGGATTTTGATCCACTTGCGCTACAGCAGCAAATTCCGGCATTAACGCTTCAACCGCTTGTAGAGAATGCTTTCGTGCATGGCATTGAGCATATGGAGAGCGGTGCGAAGATTCGCATGCAGATTAAACAGGATGCTAATTACGTGCGCATCATTCTGATGGACAATGGCATCGGGATGTCTGAAGAGGTTCGAGCGGCCTTGCTCCGGCTTGACTTAGTTTCTAATCATAAACAATCTACAGGCTTAGGTACAAAAAATGTATTTAAGCGCCTGCAGCTGTTTTACGGTCAAATAGGGCTGGTAGAAATTGATAGCTCTGCGGGCCAAGGAACAAAAATAACGATAAGCATCCCGCTTGGAGAGGAAGGTGAGCACAAAAATGTACCGACTATTGATCGCCGATGA
- a CDS encoding methyl-accepting chemotaxis protein encodes MFLKVWMERIAKISKRLNTKKITTRLLIICAIITIFNLGSGIFIYVQNLSVASSIENSEELSKAERNYQSISNQLLKTMLLMVDAIENGQSDAEAVMKDLEGLPPKIDELEKQLIEMDKDYPPVTEDGPRYANQVGVIRLALDNLKQTSTDVTGLTIEEKSLRVSNLIGVYTIILNYSNDMMTDRLTRDAGITQTALNNDVSSANMIVLINVILLAILPALMIFAVTRSIKTGLSGITRRIHAYGDNNFTTQEKLVRSDEFGDIDVALAAMGDNLRETIKATLTVSESVLQVSRNMDTMIGSNRKASEDVKGQVDLGREALLSQYDDASSISAVTEQISASSQQIAASSEYINNDMQQMKQSSQSGSQQMAGVVSMVNETVEQFAKLTEAFEAMNSRYNNVAKFLNGIQDLNTQTNLLSLNASIESARAGEHGRGFAVVADEIRKLSGQTDTISKQITKELTLIQNDVAASSRTIGSFANVIDTTRQVSETASGTFQALESQSAVLSDQMSEISTAISEITSGMTHIVSAVDKLLNTSSDVNGKMEHMSELSVKQNDISDELRTLAEKLTGSSHELKEKASVFKL; translated from the coding sequence ATGTTTCTTAAAGTGTGGATGGAGAGAATTGCAAAGATTTCAAAGAGGCTGAATACTAAGAAAATAACGACCAGGCTGCTCATTATTTGTGCAATCATTACTATTTTTAATTTAGGTTCCGGTATTTTTATTTACGTACAGAATCTCTCAGTAGCCAGCTCCATTGAAAATTCAGAAGAGCTGTCAAAAGCAGAACGTAATTATCAAAGCATTTCAAACCAACTGCTGAAGACGATGCTGCTTATGGTCGATGCCATCGAGAATGGACAAAGCGATGCGGAAGCCGTAATGAAAGATTTGGAAGGCTTGCCTCCAAAGATCGATGAATTAGAGAAACAGCTTATTGAAATGGACAAAGACTATCCCCCTGTCACTGAAGATGGTCCTAGATATGCGAATCAAGTTGGAGTTATCCGGCTTGCACTAGACAATCTTAAACAGACGAGTACAGATGTTACTGGTTTAACGATAGAAGAAAAATCGCTGCGGGTCAGTAATTTGATCGGCGTCTACACGATTATCCTTAACTATTCCAATGATATGATGACTGATCGATTAACCCGCGATGCGGGTATAACACAAACAGCGCTTAACAATGACGTATCAAGTGCCAACATGATTGTACTGATCAACGTTATCTTACTTGCGATTTTGCCGGCGCTTATGATTTTTGCCGTCACGAGATCGATTAAGACGGGACTTTCCGGCATTACAAGAAGAATTCATGCTTACGGTGACAATAACTTTACAACTCAGGAAAAGCTCGTTCGTTCTGATGAGTTTGGAGATATCGATGTTGCATTGGCAGCAATGGGCGATAATTTACGGGAAACCATTAAGGCTACATTAACGGTCAGCGAATCTGTACTGCAAGTTTCACGCAATATGGACACGATGATTGGCAGCAATCGTAAAGCTTCCGAGGATGTGAAGGGTCAGGTTGATCTTGGCAGAGAAGCACTGCTCTCACAGTATGATGATGCATCATCAATCTCAGCAGTAACCGAGCAAATTTCTGCCAGCTCGCAGCAAATTGCAGCTTCCAGCGAGTACATAAATAATGACATGCAGCAGATGAAGCAATCTTCTCAAAGCGGGTCACAGCAAATGGCTGGCGTAGTCTCAATGGTTAACGAAACCGTTGAACAGTTTGCTAAGCTGACTGAAGCTTTCGAAGCTATGAATTCTCGTTATAATAATGTTGCTAAGTTTTTGAATGGCATTCAGGATTTGAATACGCAAACGAACCTGCTGTCTCTCAACGCATCGATAGAATCAGCCAGGGCAGGCGAGCACGGCAGAGGTTTCGCGGTAGTAGCGGATGAGATTCGGAAGCTGTCTGGCCAGACGGATACGATCTCCAAACAAATCACGAAGGAATTGACGCTCATTCAAAACGATGTAGCCGCCAGCAGCCGCACCATTGGCAGCTTTGCCAATGTGATCGATACGACACGACAAGTATCGGAAACGGCTAGCGGTACTTTCCAGGCTTTAGAATCGCAGAGTGCGGTGCTATCGGATCAGATGAGTGAAATTTCTACTGCGATTAGCGAAATTACATCGGGCATGACGCATATTGTTTCTGCAGTTGACAAGCTGCTTAATACGTCATCGGATGTAAATGGGAAAATGGAGCATATGAGCGAGCTGTCCGTTAAGCAAAATGATATTTCGGATGAATTGCGCACTTTGGCTGAGAAGCTGACAGGTTCCTCGCATGAGTTGAAGGAAAAGGCTTCGGTATTTAAGCTTTAA
- a CDS encoding DUF1836 domain-containing protein gives MESFTITRKEMACLLLALDGKHGQKPLQVLQAAWTKTHQGDLEKGSGLPAFLSTLLPPIIEKLIKGNELKGFSLHDIAALGKLIEYSNLSITSMQNWVKRDFKLYFDCPKAGKKYSLNQAALLFIIDDLKSNLDFESIRKLFEIIFKKPEDMADDLIGPIELYAAYTSMFEELDANNDQLLDISGHLKEHPHQDQLTEHVIRSSANQFASRLPNLSEKQWEAVRNILLVAVISIQTSYFHSLARRYCNATLFLNPE, from the coding sequence ATGGAGTCCTTTACGATTACTCGAAAAGAGATGGCGTGCCTGCTGCTTGCCTTGGACGGCAAGCATGGTCAGAAGCCGCTTCAGGTACTGCAAGCCGCATGGACCAAAACACATCAGGGCGATTTGGAAAAAGGGTCGGGATTGCCTGCGTTTTTATCCACGCTGCTGCCTCCAATTATTGAGAAGCTAATTAAAGGCAATGAGCTCAAAGGCTTCTCACTTCATGATATAGCTGCGCTCGGCAAGCTGATTGAATATTCAAATCTATCGATAACTTCGATGCAGAATTGGGTAAAGCGTGATTTCAAGCTTTATTTTGATTGTCCAAAGGCAGGTAAAAAATATTCGCTTAATCAAGCGGCGTTATTGTTCATTATTGATGATTTAAAGTCAAATTTAGATTTTGAATCTATACGCAAGCTGTTTGAGATTATTTTTAAGAAGCCGGAGGACATGGCAGATGATCTTATTGGTCCAATTGAACTATATGCAGCATACACAAGTATGTTTGAGGAATTGGATGCTAATAACGATCAATTGCTTGATATTTCCGGTCATTTGAAGGAGCATCCGCATCAGGATCAACTGACTGAGCATGTGATTCGCTCCTCAGCGAATCAATTTGCCAGCCGACTGCCCAATTTATCGGAGAAGCAATGGGAAGCGGTTCGTAATATTTTACTCGTTGCGGTTATATCGATTCAGACGTCTTACTTTCATTCGTTGGCCAGGCGTTATTGCAACGCGACTTTATTTCTAAATCCGGAGTAA
- a CDS encoding DUF6081 family protein produces MDNKRILGDFHTILNEGEVWKIGGFPLQDGSFWEYREPNAVVIVRNGILYVRAPLSRSNNQIQILDNAKHMYYSAEPVVVPESGEISFELQIRARSQNTAPNDLYDGYVSLNLLDFTTGGALDFFAGNDKYASVYAVLPFPGVTVPETDKTRYFCIFKEDTEFDAREFNTYKITYNRSEDEAVFFVNGREVRRERNIPVKFNQFTVALGIMTEKDLTPEGSVSVHGQTVTAEWSPVTIEIKE; encoded by the coding sequence ATGGACAACAAAAGGATTTTAGGAGACTTTCATACGATATTAAACGAAGGAGAGGTCTGGAAAATTGGTGGTTTTCCACTGCAGGATGGCTCTTTCTGGGAGTATCGCGAACCGAATGCAGTCGTTATCGTACGCAACGGCATTCTATATGTACGCGCTCCACTTAGCCGCTCCAATAATCAAATCCAAATTCTTGACAACGCGAAGCATATGTATTATTCTGCGGAGCCGGTCGTTGTTCCGGAATCGGGTGAAATAAGCTTTGAGCTTCAAATCCGGGCCCGCTCGCAAAATACGGCGCCAAATGATTTGTATGATGGCTATGTTTCATTGAACCTGCTCGACTTTACGACAGGCGGAGCGCTTGATTTCTTTGCCGGTAACGATAAGTACGCCAGCGTCTATGCTGTTCTTCCATTTCCAGGCGTTACAGTGCCTGAAACGGATAAAACACGATATTTTTGCATATTTAAGGAAGATACAGAGTTTGATGCGCGTGAGTTCAACACTTACAAAATTACGTATAATCGTTCTGAGGACGAAGCGGTGTTTTTCGTCAATGGACGAGAGGTGAGAAGAGAGCGGAATATTCCCGTGAAATTTAATCAATTTACAGTTGCGCTCGGCATCATGACAGAAAAAGATTTGACGCCGGAGGGCAGCGTATCCGTACATGGACAAACGGTCACAGCGGAATGGTCTCCGGTTACGATAGAAATAAAAGAGTGA
- a CDS encoding prenyltransferase gives MFEQFKKASRMRVLPVMLIPIALGSLGAYVWNDIFNLYLFIVTLIGAAAAHLFSNMINDLWDYYNGTDAAAQSTQGAIATNSGYLTKGTWSIRMFAAVTWGLLAIAAVCGIILSIYSGWLALVFGLLGALIAYFYVAPPIKFGYRGKGYSEIAILISFGVLPVVGAYFVQTSLLDYRPLLLSLPIGLMTTLILFNHHFLHWQADKQAGKKTLVVVWGEQRALLFSKILLVLACISLIICVLAQALPIYALLALPTVIPLYLVYGRLSSHNESIAYAPLMAASLKATIRSGVIMIAALIIQGLI, from the coding sequence ATGTTTGAACAATTTAAGAAAGCATCCAGAATGAGAGTGCTTCCGGTTATGCTAATTCCAATAGCGCTTGGTTCACTGGGTGCTTACGTTTGGAATGATATTTTTAATCTATATTTATTTATTGTAACGTTAATTGGAGCAGCAGCTGCTCATTTATTTTCCAATATGATTAATGATTTATGGGATTACTATAACGGTACGGATGCAGCGGCCCAGAGTACACAAGGGGCGATAGCGACAAATTCTGGTTATTTGACGAAAGGCACATGGAGTATTCGCATGTTTGCGGCTGTTACATGGGGTCTGCTGGCAATAGCGGCGGTTTGTGGAATTATTCTTAGTATTTATAGCGGCTGGCTGGCGCTTGTATTCGGTTTGCTTGGTGCGCTTATTGCTTATTTTTATGTTGCGCCGCCAATTAAGTTTGGTTACCGCGGCAAGGGCTATAGTGAAATAGCTATTTTGATATCTTTTGGCGTGCTGCCAGTGGTAGGCGCCTATTTTGTACAAACGTCGCTGCTTGATTATCGTCCACTGCTGCTCTCGCTTCCCATTGGACTTATGACAACGCTCATTTTATTTAATCATCACTTTCTGCACTGGCAAGCAGACAAGCAGGCGGGCAAGAAGACGTTAGTTGTAGTGTGGGGGGAGCAGCGGGCGCTGCTATTTTCAAAAATATTACTTGTACTTGCCTGTATCTCACTCATCATCTGTGTCTTGGCACAGGCGCTTCCGATCTATGCTTTGCTAGCACTGCCGACAGTCATTCCGCTTTACCTTGTGTATGGCAGATTATCGTCGCATAATGAATCTATCGCGTATGCGCCATTAATGGCTGCTTCGTTGAAAGCAACGATTCGCAGTGGAGTTATTATGATTGCAGCTTTAATTATTCAAGGGCTCATTTAA
- a CDS encoding hemolysin family protein, whose amino-acid sequence MGIGFNLFMIALLILLTAFFVATEFSIIRLRSSRIDQLVLEGRKNALAVQQVTSNLDAYLSACQLGITITALGLGWLGEPTVEKMLLPLFKQLEINDDISHILSFFIAFISVTFLHVVVGELAPKTWAIQKAEFISFLTAKPIILFYKILFPFIWFLNGSANTLVRLFGLKPATEHEEAHSEEEIQIILNESYQSGKINNTEYGYVSRIFAFDELLAKEIMVPRTDMICLYTNKSLTENMEIIRKEQYTRFPVALESKDNIVGMINTKQLFLEYETDRELDFKKLVHPVLSVSEVTPVKMLLKRMQLERVHIAILVDEYGGTSGLITIEDILEEIVGEIRDEFDADERKEIEQLDEHCYLLDGKVSLTELSDLTGMNFEEEDVDTVGGWLYSQVTDPKPGKEHFYENYKFIIRETSKNRIRKVEMLIQRNEEEVEGEIA is encoded by the coding sequence ATGGGTATAGGATTCAATTTATTCATGATTGCTCTTCTAATTTTATTAACTGCTTTTTTCGTCGCAACGGAGTTCTCCATCATTAGACTTCGCTCCAGTCGGATCGATCAGTTAGTTCTTGAGGGCCGGAAGAACGCGCTTGCCGTTCAACAGGTCACGAGTAATCTGGATGCCTACTTGTCAGCCTGCCAATTAGGTATTACCATTACAGCGCTCGGGCTGGGCTGGCTGGGAGAACCAACAGTAGAAAAAATGCTTTTACCCTTGTTTAAACAGTTAGAAATTAATGATGATATTAGTCATATTCTATCCTTTTTCATTGCCTTTATTTCGGTGACTTTTCTGCATGTCGTTGTCGGTGAGCTCGCACCAAAAACGTGGGCGATCCAAAAAGCAGAATTCATCAGTTTTTTAACAGCTAAACCGATTATTCTATTTTACAAAATTTTGTTTCCATTCATTTGGTTCCTCAACGGATCAGCCAATACCTTGGTTCGCTTGTTCGGATTAAAACCTGCTACGGAGCATGAAGAAGCGCATTCGGAAGAAGAAATTCAAATCATTCTTAATGAGAGCTATCAGAGTGGAAAAATTAACAATACAGAGTATGGCTATGTAAGCCGCATCTTCGCCTTTGACGAGCTGCTTGCCAAAGAAATTATGGTGCCTCGCACCGACATGATCTGTTTATATACAAACAAATCGTTAACTGAAAATATGGAAATTATTCGCAAGGAACAATATACACGCTTCCCAGTTGCACTTGAGAGCAAGGACAATATTGTCGGCATGATCAACACGAAACAGCTTTTCTTAGAATATGAGACGGATCGTGAACTTGATTTCAAAAAGCTAGTTCATCCCGTTCTAAGCGTTTCCGAGGTTACACCTGTAAAAATGCTATTAAAACGGATGCAGCTCGAGCGAGTTCATATCGCCATCCTGGTGGATGAATACGGCGGTACCTCCGGTCTAATTACGATTGAAGACATTTTAGAGGAAATCGTGGGAGAAATTCGAGATGAGTTCGATGCCGACGAGCGCAAAGAAATTGAACAGCTTGACGAGCATTGCTACCTTCTTGACGGAAAAGTATCGCTTACTGAGCTTAGCGACTTAACCGGTATGAACTTCGAAGAAGAAGATGTCGATACGGTTGGCGGCTGGCTTTACAGCCAGGTGACAGATCCGAAGCCCGGCAAAGAGCACTTTTACGAAAATTATAAATTCATCATACGTGAAACTAGTAAAAACCGAATTCGCAAAGTCGAAATGCTCATTCAGCGTAATGAAGAAGAAGTTGAAGGCGAAATCGCATAA
- a CDS encoding substrate-binding domain-containing protein, which yields MSNRKWNIGIAILFIIFACLLASFLQSTINIRTLLQPAHSDPGTESEATTKHIVLISQELDNPYWRSIEEGAIEAALKYGMQLEYVGPLRINSSEQSQLLEKAIAAKADAVLVQGINDPKYIALIDEAIEEGIAVLTIDTDEQGSRRLSYVGTNNFDAGVAMGELVAKAARNRGDVAVLIGNEQSPNQQLRLAGFRSVLSQLPEMTLVDVRSSNISRLQAAGETEKLLIQNPQINFMVGLSALDGIGISEAAQRLRRSGLQIFAFDALEETVERVRSGAIHSTIVQQPYDMGYAAISQLNDYFLGKQLPEHFFTKVTLLGSDELKRSMGDADS from the coding sequence ATGTCCAATCGAAAATGGAATATCGGAATTGCCATACTGTTTATAATTTTTGCTTGTCTATTGGCAAGCTTTTTACAATCCACCATAAATATCCGTACTTTACTTCAGCCTGCTCATTCAGATCCGGGGACCGAGAGCGAAGCTACCACTAAACATATCGTGCTCATCTCCCAAGAGCTGGACAATCCTTATTGGCGTTCCATCGAGGAAGGGGCCATAGAGGCAGCGCTCAAATACGGGATGCAGCTTGAGTACGTCGGTCCGCTCCGCATTAATTCATCAGAACAGAGCCAGCTCCTTGAGAAGGCGATTGCAGCCAAAGCGGACGCTGTGCTAGTGCAAGGTATCAACGACCCAAAATATATAGCTCTGATTGACGAGGCAATTGAAGAAGGCATTGCTGTCCTGACGATCGATACGGATGAACAAGGCAGTCGCCGTCTCTCTTATGTAGGAACTAATAATTTTGATGCTGGCGTTGCCATGGGCGAGTTAGTTGCCAAAGCAGCTAGAAATCGTGGAGACGTCGCTGTATTAATCGGCAACGAGCAATCACCGAATCAACAGCTCAGATTGGCAGGCTTTCGTTCCGTCTTGAGTCAGCTCCCTGAGATGACTCTCGTCGATGTTCGCTCCTCGAATATCTCTCGTCTTCAAGCTGCGGGAGAAACGGAGAAGCTGCTTATTCAAAATCCGCAAATTAATTTCATGGTTGGATTAAGCGCTTTAGACGGTATCGGTATTTCGGAAGCCGCACAACGATTACGGCGAAGCGGACTGCAAATCTTTGCATTTGATGCCTTGGAGGAAACCGTTGAGCGGGTTCGCAGCGGAGCCATCCATTCGACGATCGTACAGCAGCCCTATGATATGGGATACGCTGCGATTTCACAGCTGAACGATTATTTTCTTGGTAAACAGCTCCCTGAACATTTTTTCACGAAAGTGACGCTGCTTGGCTCCGATGAATTAAAACGATCAATGGGAGATGCAGACTCATGA